Proteins encoded by one window of Bradyrhizobium sp. B097:
- a CDS encoding LysR family transcriptional regulator, with translation MPRHDVNDLIAFLAVARERSFTRAAARLGVSQSALSHTMRALEERLGVRLLTRTTRSVAPTEAGERLLQGVGPRFEEIEAELTALNALRDKPAGTIRINAGEHAAETILWPALEKFLPRYPDIKVDLTVDNGLANIVAERFDAGVRLGEQLAKDMIAVRIAPDFRMVVVGAPSYFKRRDRPKRPQDLTQHACINIRLPTHGGIYAWEFEKRGRPIKVRVDGQLVFNSTALRIKAALAGLGLAYVAEDQVQAQLAKGQLVQVLDDWCAPFPGYHLYYPSRRQSSPAFALLVDALRYRG, from the coding sequence GCTCGGTGTGTCGCAATCGGCGCTCAGCCACACCATGCGCGCGCTGGAGGAACGGCTGGGCGTGCGGCTCCTGACCCGCACCACACGCAGCGTCGCGCCGACCGAGGCCGGCGAGCGGCTGCTCCAGGGCGTCGGGCCGCGCTTCGAGGAGATCGAGGCCGAACTCACAGCCCTCAACGCGCTGCGCGACAAGCCGGCCGGCACCATCCGCATCAACGCCGGCGAGCACGCAGCCGAGACCATCCTGTGGCCGGCGCTGGAAAAGTTCCTGCCGCGCTATCCCGACATCAAGGTGGACCTGACCGTCGACAACGGGCTCGCGAACATCGTCGCGGAGCGTTTTGACGCCGGCGTCCGCCTCGGCGAGCAGCTGGCAAAGGACATGATCGCGGTGCGGATCGCGCCGGATTTCCGCATGGTCGTGGTCGGCGCGCCGTCCTACTTCAAACGGCGAGACCGTCCGAAGCGGCCGCAGGACCTGACCCAGCACGCCTGCATCAACATTCGCCTGCCGACCCATGGCGGCATTTATGCCTGGGAATTCGAGAAGCGCGGACGCCCGATCAAGGTCCGCGTCGACGGACAACTGGTCTTCAACAGCACCGCGCTGCGGATCAAGGCGGCGTTGGCCGGGCTCGGGCTTGCCTATGTCGCCGAGGATCAGGTGCAGGCACAATTGGCCAAGGGCCAGCTGGTCCAGGTGCTCGACGACTGGTGCGCGCCGTTTCCCGGCTATCACCTCTATTACCCGAGCCGCCGGCAATCCTCGCCGGCGTTCGCGCTGCTGGTCGACGCACTGCGCTATCGGGGATGA
- a CDS encoding PilZ domain-containing protein → MASNGARIKVSREPRRQLNNRAAWITVDDGVTENACAVVDISPGGAKITTEVEFDVKDRLALTLLADHAKRYPCEVVWRRGKTYGLKFVTADAEPDEPAAEPAAAI, encoded by the coding sequence ATGGCGAGCAATGGAGCACGGATCAAGGTCAGTCGCGAGCCGCGGCGCCAGCTCAACAACCGTGCGGCGTGGATCACGGTGGATGACGGCGTGACCGAGAATGCCTGCGCCGTGGTCGACATCTCGCCCGGCGGCGCCAAGATCACGACCGAGGTCGAGTTCGACGTGAAGGATCGCCTTGCGCTGACGCTGCTCGCCGATCACGCCAAGCGCTACCCTTGCGAAGTGGTCTGGCGTCGCGGCAAGACCTACGGGCTCAAATTCGTGACCGCCGACGCCGAGCCGGACGAACCGGCCGCGGAGCCCGCCGCCGCCATCTAG
- a CDS encoding AMP-binding protein: MLIPLADVPRWYAERKPADAIAVSHGADTLTWLELERRANARARAFAAKGVKPGDFVAIGLPNSNAFFETTFAVWKCGATPTSLSWRLPRGEAAAVLEILKPSLVVGGEADWNAPNSLPVDFVPEGFSGEPLDAPVARYWKAMTSGGSTGRPKVILDHNPAVIETTTPLLLGMPHEASVLNPGPLYHNAPFILSHAALFGGGRLTGMVKFDAEETLRLIARERVQWVNFVPTMMHRIWALPEEVRNRYDVSSLQIVFHMAAPMPPWLKEKWIEWLGPERIWELYGGTERQGACVISGVEWMAHKGSVGRIGETARLRIIGEDGNDVAPGETGEIYFLPNDGAGSTYHYLGASPKRRPDGWESLGDIGRLDEEGYLYLGDRLADMVLRGGANIYPAEVEAAVSEHPEVRSCVVVGLPDPEFGQRVHAILELADSADAQKIADGMGDFLKDRLSRYKHPESFERVGTAPRDDSGKVRRTMLRDERAAWIKEDRAFRIVPARAAAKSD; the protein is encoded by the coding sequence ATGCTGATCCCCCTCGCCGACGTGCCGCGCTGGTATGCCGAACGCAAGCCCGCAGACGCGATCGCCGTCAGTCACGGCGCGGATACGCTGACCTGGCTTGAGCTCGAGCGCCGCGCCAATGCACGGGCGCGCGCGTTTGCCGCCAAGGGCGTCAAGCCCGGCGACTTCGTCGCGATCGGGCTGCCCAACAGCAACGCATTCTTCGAGACCACTTTCGCGGTGTGGAAATGCGGCGCGACGCCGACCTCGCTGTCATGGCGGCTGCCGCGCGGCGAGGCCGCCGCGGTGCTCGAGATCCTGAAACCGTCGCTGGTGGTCGGCGGCGAGGCCGACTGGAATGCGCCGAATTCGCTGCCGGTGGATTTCGTGCCGGAAGGATTTTCCGGAGAGCCGCTCGATGCACCGGTCGCACGCTACTGGAAGGCGATGACGAGCGGCGGCTCGACCGGGCGGCCGAAGGTGATCCTCGATCACAACCCCGCCGTGATCGAAACCACGACACCGCTGCTGCTCGGCATGCCACATGAGGCGTCGGTGCTCAACCCGGGCCCGCTCTATCACAACGCGCCGTTCATCCTGTCGCACGCCGCGCTGTTCGGCGGCGGGCGGCTGACCGGCATGGTGAAGTTCGACGCCGAGGAGACGCTGCGGCTGATCGCGCGCGAGCGCGTGCAATGGGTCAACTTCGTGCCGACCATGATGCACCGAATCTGGGCGCTGCCCGAAGAGGTGCGCAACCGCTACGACGTCTCCAGCCTGCAAATCGTGTTTCACATGGCGGCACCGATGCCGCCCTGGCTGAAGGAGAAGTGGATCGAATGGCTCGGGCCGGAGCGGATCTGGGAGCTCTATGGCGGCACCGAGCGGCAGGGCGCCTGCGTGATCTCGGGCGTCGAGTGGATGGCGCACAAGGGGTCGGTCGGCAGGATCGGCGAGACCGCGCGCTTGCGCATCATCGGCGAAGACGGCAACGACGTCGCGCCCGGCGAGACCGGTGAGATCTACTTCCTGCCCAATGACGGCGCCGGCTCCACCTATCACTATCTCGGCGCATCACCGAAGCGGCGGCCGGACGGTTGGGAATCGCTCGGCGATATCGGCCGGCTCGACGAGGAAGGCTATCTCTATCTCGGCGACCGGCTCGCCGACATGGTGCTGCGCGGCGGCGCCAACATCTATCCGGCCGAGGTCGAGGCCGCGGTCAGCGAACATCCCGAGGTGCGCTCCTGCGTCGTGGTCGGATTGCCCGATCCGGAATTCGGCCAGCGCGTGCATGCGATCCTCGAACTCGCCGACAGCGCCGATGCGCAGAAGATCGCCGACGGCATGGGCGACTTCCTGAAGGACCGGCTCAGCCGCTACAAGCATCCGGAAAGTTTCGAGCGCGTCGGCACCGCGCCGCGCGATGATTCCGGAAAGGTTCGCCGCACCATGCTGCGCGACGAGCGCGCCGCCTGGATCAAGGAGGACCGCGCCTTCCGCATCGTGCCGGCGCGTGCGGCAGCAAAAAGCGATTAG
- a CDS encoding S1C family serine protease encodes MPSTTEWKVPAAFQPRPEDYRYDLDRALTSVIGLHSIIPPDAFSAETLGTERAGNGVLIDDGLVLTIGYLITEAATVWLHLGDGRAVEGHALGFDFESGFGLVQALGRLDIKPLPIGSSAATQVGDNVVLGGAGGRTRSVASQIAAKQEFAGYWEYLLDEAIFTYPSHPNWGGTGLINNAGELIGIGSLQLERERSGRAEHVNMIVPIDLLNPVLGDLRKFGRVDRPARPWLGMYTTEIDNRLVVVGVASKGPAARAELKTGDVILAVDGDKVTSQTGFYRKLWSLGAAGVDVPLTIYHEGVTFDVTLTSIDRMKLLKAPRLH; translated from the coding sequence ATGCCCTCCACCACCGAATGGAAAGTGCCGGCGGCCTTTCAGCCCCGTCCCGAAGATTACCGCTACGACCTCGATCGTGCGCTGACGAGCGTGATCGGGCTGCATTCGATCATTCCGCCTGACGCGTTCAGCGCCGAGACGCTCGGCACCGAGCGCGCCGGCAACGGCGTCTTGATCGACGACGGGCTTGTGCTGACGATCGGCTATCTGATCACCGAAGCCGCCACGGTGTGGCTGCATCTCGGCGACGGCCGCGCGGTTGAGGGCCACGCACTCGGCTTCGATTTCGAATCCGGCTTCGGCCTGGTGCAGGCGCTGGGACGGCTCGACATCAAGCCGCTGCCGATCGGCTCGTCGGCGGCGACGCAGGTCGGCGACAATGTCGTGCTCGGCGGCGCCGGCGGCCGCACGCGCTCGGTCGCGAGCCAGATCGCGGCGAAGCAGGAGTTCGCGGGCTACTGGGAATATCTGCTCGACGAAGCGATCTTCACCTATCCGTCGCATCCGAACTGGGGCGGCACCGGACTGATCAACAATGCCGGCGAGCTGATCGGCATCGGCTCGCTGCAGCTCGAACGCGAACGCTCGGGCCGCGCCGAGCATGTCAACATGATCGTGCCGATCGATCTGCTCAATCCGGTGCTCGGCGACCTGCGCAAATTCGGCCGCGTCGACAGGCCGGCGCGGCCGTGGCTCGGCATGTACACGACCGAGATCGACAACCGCCTCGTGGTGGTCGGCGTCGCCAGCAAGGGACCGGCGGCGCGCGCCGAGCTGAAGACCGGCGACGTGATCCTCGCGGTCGACGGCGACAAGGTGACGAGCCAGACCGGCTTCTACCGCAAGCTCTGGTCGCTCGGCGCAGCCGGCGTCGACGTGCCGCTAACCATCTACCACGAGGGCGTCACCTTCGACGTGACGCTGACCTCGATCGACCGCATGAAGCTGTTGAAGGCGCCGCGGCTGCATTAA
- a CDS encoding phospholipase — protein sequence MSEAVVDDIVAVLPPLLQTLESLSFVARNLNPPDFDRVMQIAGEPEEALQAVRPRLADWPEKFAHIQTALEAAIEPALAGYAGLRAVQNGEGDLVSVFRALRYLPRAQEALYPLTELPPVSGFFIAPDLREDADLQAKLAATPNADTGIFHERNEPGSRGGFSMYVPEYYTPDRTWPLVMALHGGSGNGRGFLWSWLRDARSRGAILVAPTATGQTWALMGDDTDTPNLNRILDQVRARWRIDETRMLLTGMSDGGTFSYVSGLDGASRFTHLAPVAATFHPLMAEMADAERLRGLPIFITHGQLDWMFPVQTARQTQGLLSAAGAKVVYREIDDLSHTYPREINAEIFRWLNGERVDGA from the coding sequence ATGAGCGAGGCGGTGGTTGACGACATCGTGGCCGTGCTGCCACCGCTGTTGCAGACACTGGAATCGCTGTCCTTTGTCGCGCGCAATCTCAATCCGCCGGACTTCGATCGCGTGATGCAGATCGCAGGCGAACCCGAGGAGGCCCTGCAGGCGGTGCGGCCGCGGCTTGCCGATTGGCCGGAGAAATTCGCGCATATCCAGACCGCACTGGAAGCTGCGATCGAACCGGCACTGGCCGGCTATGCGGGCCTGCGCGCGGTGCAGAATGGCGAAGGAGATCTGGTCAGCGTATTCCGCGCGCTGCGCTATCTGCCGCGCGCACAGGAGGCGCTCTATCCGCTGACCGAGCTGCCGCCGGTCAGCGGCTTCTTCATCGCGCCCGACTTGCGCGAGGACGCCGACCTGCAAGCGAAGCTCGCGGCCACGCCGAACGCCGACACCGGCATCTTCCACGAGCGCAACGAGCCCGGCAGCCGCGGCGGCTTCTCGATGTACGTGCCTGAGTATTACACGCCTGATCGCACCTGGCCGCTGGTGATGGCGCTGCACGGCGGCAGCGGCAACGGCCGCGGCTTCCTGTGGAGCTGGCTGCGCGATGCGCGCAGCCGCGGCGCGATCCTGGTGGCGCCGACCGCAACCGGCCAGACCTGGGCGCTGATGGGCGACGACACCGACACGCCGAACCTCAACCGCATCCTCGACCAGGTGCGGGCGCGCTGGCGGATCGACGAGACGCGGATGCTGCTGACCGGCATGAGCGACGGCGGCACGTTCAGCTATGTGAGCGGGCTCGACGGCGCCTCGCGCTTCACGCATCTTGCTCCGGTTGCCGCAACCTTCCATCCGCTGATGGCCGAGATGGCCGATGCCGAGCGGCTGCGCGGTTTGCCGATCTTCATCACCCATGGCCAGCTCGACTGGATGTTCCCGGTGCAGACCGCGCGGCAGACCCAGGGCCTGCTGTCGGCCGCGGGAGCGAAGGTGGTCTATCGCGAGATCGACGATCTCAGCCACACCTATCCGCGCGAGATCAATGCGGAGATTTTTCGGTGGCTGAACGGGGAGCGCGTCGACGGTGCGTGA
- a CDS encoding SDR family oxidoreductase, with product MKQVIVITGASSGFGRLTANALANAGHTVYASMRHTTGRNAAAVANIEEFARDNKVDLRSLELDVGSQALVDAAIARIVTEEGRLDVVMHNAGHMVFGPAEAFTPEQLAELYDINVLSTQRVNRAALPQLRKQGRGLVVWVSSSSSAGGTPPYLAPYFAAKAGMDAMAVIYARELTRWGIETSIIVPGAFTGGTNHFAHSGRPADQARVAEYEAGPYAGFGDEIMKAFSAIVPEDADAGSVADAIVKVVDTPFGKRPFRVHIDPTQDGAEVAFGVIDRVRNEMLHRVGFSDLLEPRVNE from the coding sequence ATGAAACAGGTCATCGTCATCACCGGCGCTTCGAGCGGCTTTGGCCGCCTCACCGCCAACGCGCTCGCCAACGCCGGCCACACTGTCTACGCCTCGATGCGCCACACCACGGGCCGCAACGCCGCCGCGGTCGCCAATATCGAGGAGTTCGCCCGGGACAACAAGGTCGATCTGCGCTCGCTCGAGCTCGATGTCGGCTCGCAGGCGTTGGTCGATGCGGCGATCGCGCGGATCGTCACTGAAGAGGGCCGCCTCGACGTCGTCATGCACAACGCCGGCCACATGGTGTTCGGACCGGCGGAGGCCTTCACGCCCGAACAGCTCGCCGAGCTCTACGACATCAACGTGCTCTCGACCCAGCGCGTCAATCGCGCGGCGCTGCCGCAGCTGCGCAAGCAGGGCAGAGGACTCGTGGTCTGGGTATCGAGCTCTAGCTCGGCCGGCGGCACGCCGCCCTATCTCGCGCCATACTTCGCGGCGAAGGCCGGCATGGATGCGATGGCGGTGATCTACGCCCGTGAGCTCACGCGCTGGGGCATCGAGACCTCGATCATCGTGCCCGGCGCCTTCACCGGCGGCACCAACCACTTCGCACATTCCGGCCGTCCCGCCGACCAGGCGCGCGTCGCGGAATATGAGGCCGGTCCCTATGCCGGCTTCGGCGACGAGATCATGAAGGCGTTTTCGGCGATCGTGCCCGAGGATGCCGACGCCGGCTCCGTTGCCGATGCGATCGTCAAGGTGGTGGACACGCCGTTCGGCAAGCGGCCGTTCCGCGTCCACATCGATCCGACCCAGGACGGTGCCGAGGTTGCCTTCGGCGTGATCGACCGCGTCCGCAACGAAATGCTGCACCGGGTCGGCTTCTCCGACCTGCTCGAGCCGCGGGTGAATGAGTAG
- a CDS encoding SDR family oxidoreductase has translation MTNQANKVALVTGASRGIGAAVAERLAKDGFTVVINYSGDAKAAQAVADRIEAAGGRALTAKADVSDANAVRGMFDAAEAAFGGVDVLVNNAGIMKLGKIADSDDAAFDQQVAVNLKGSFNTMREAARRLRNGGRIVNFSTSVVGTKLETYGIYVATKAAIESLTAILSKELRGRSITVNAVAPGPTATDLFLNGKSDELIDRFARMVPLERLGTPDDIANAVSFLVGPDGSWINGQTLRANGGLV, from the coding sequence ATGACCAACCAAGCCAACAAGGTAGCTCTGGTGACGGGTGCCTCGCGCGGGATCGGCGCGGCGGTGGCTGAGCGCCTCGCCAAGGACGGCTTCACTGTCGTCATCAACTACTCCGGTGACGCCAAGGCCGCGCAGGCGGTGGCCGACCGGATCGAGGCCGCCGGCGGCCGGGCGCTGACGGCGAAGGCCGATGTCAGCGACGCCAATGCGGTGCGCGGCATGTTTGACGCGGCGGAAGCGGCGTTCGGCGGCGTCGACGTGCTGGTCAATAATGCCGGCATCATGAAGCTCGGCAAGATCGCCGACAGCGACGATGCGGCCTTCGACCAGCAGGTCGCGGTCAACCTGAAAGGCAGCTTCAACACCATGCGCGAGGCGGCGCGCCGGCTGCGCAATGGGGGACGCATCGTCAACTTCTCGACCAGCGTCGTCGGCACCAAGCTCGAGACCTACGGCATCTATGTCGCGACCAAGGCCGCGATCGAGTCACTGACCGCGATCCTGTCCAAGGAATTGCGCGGCCGCAGCATCACGGTGAATGCGGTCGCCCCCGGCCCGACCGCGACCGATCTGTTCCTCAACGGCAAGTCGGATGAGCTGATCGACCGCTTCGCCAGGATGGTCCCGCTGGAGCGGCTAGGCACGCCCGACGACATCGCGAATGCCGTGTCGTTCCTCGTCGGTCCCGACGGCTCCTGGATCAACGGCCAGACTCTGCGCGCCAATGGCGGCCTGGTCTGA
- a CDS encoding LysR family transcriptional regulator, producing MDRFDAMRVFTRVVERRSFSLAADDLALPRSTVTDAVKGLEARLGVRLLERTTRTVRPTLDGEAHYRRCLSLISDLEDAEGAFGGAQPKGLLRLEVQGTLARHFLLPNLPGFLVQYPDIEINMSESDRWVDLIREGVDCVLRFGRLPDSDMIARQVTMLERLTCATPDYLAHFGMPTDPFALDGHRMIGIRSLTTGRLRPMEFVIDGTLKQFPLPAPMSVTGPESYLASARLGLGLVQVPRFHAETDLASGMLIPVLQQCPPPSVPVSMLYPRNRQLSPRVRVFIDYVMQVFARS from the coding sequence ATGGACCGCTTCGACGCGATGCGCGTGTTCACCCGCGTGGTCGAGCGGCGCAGCTTCTCGCTCGCCGCCGACGATCTCGCTTTGCCCCGGTCGACGGTGACGGACGCGGTGAAGGGGCTGGAGGCGCGGCTCGGGGTGCGGCTGCTCGAGCGCACCACGCGCACGGTGCGCCCGACGCTCGACGGCGAGGCGCATTACCGCCGCTGCCTGTCGCTGATCTCAGACCTCGAAGACGCCGAGGGCGCGTTCGGCGGTGCCCAGCCCAAGGGGCTGCTGCGGCTCGAAGTGCAGGGCACCTTGGCGCGGCACTTCCTGCTGCCGAACCTGCCGGGCTTCCTCGTCCAATATCCCGACATCGAGATCAACATGAGCGAGAGCGACCGCTGGGTCGACCTGATCCGCGAAGGCGTCGACTGCGTGCTGCGCTTCGGCCGATTGCCCGACAGCGACATGATCGCGCGGCAGGTCACGATGCTGGAGCGATTGACCTGCGCCACGCCGGACTACCTTGCGCACTTCGGCATGCCGACCGATCCGTTCGCGCTCGACGGTCATCGCATGATCGGCATCCGCTCGCTGACGACAGGGCGCTTGCGCCCGATGGAATTCGTGATCGACGGCACGCTGAAACAGTTTCCGCTGCCGGCGCCGATGTCGGTGACCGGCCCCGAGAGTTATCTCGCAAGTGCCAGGCTCGGCCTCGGCCTTGTGCAGGTGCCGCGCTTCCATGCCGAAACCGATCTCGCGAGCGGCATGCTGATCCCGGTGCTGCAGCAATGCCCGCCGCCGTCGGTGCCGGTATCCATGCTCTATCCGCGCAACCGCCAGCTGTCGCCGCGCGTGCGCGTGTTCATCGATTATGTGATGCAGGTGTTCGCGCGCAGTTGA
- a CDS encoding nucleotidyl transferase AbiEii/AbiGii toxin family protein → MPQFEPRLDILPAAQREMWPSLISAQQMKFVLYGGTAVALQLGHRQSLDFDFFCTEHLDKGRLRTEFAFVAGAAILQDAPDTLVVLAEMPSGPVKVSFFGGLKLGRINDPLQTSDGVLLVASLDDLMATKLKATLDRAEAKDYRDIAAMLSAGASLPTALSAFRTMFHGEPAQVLRAIGFFGDGDLNSVTAADRTILSNARDRVGELPELDLKDGLC, encoded by the coding sequence ATGCCGCAGTTTGAGCCGCGCCTTGATATCCTTCCTGCGGCGCAACGCGAGATGTGGCCCAGCCTCATTTCGGCGCAACAAATGAAGTTCGTTCTGTACGGGGGGACGGCGGTTGCGCTCCAGCTTGGTCATCGCCAATCGCTCGATTTTGACTTCTTCTGCACCGAGCACTTGGACAAAGGGCGACTTCGCACCGAATTCGCGTTCGTCGCCGGCGCGGCGATCCTGCAGGACGCGCCGGACACGTTGGTCGTGCTGGCCGAGATGCCGTCGGGCCCGGTCAAGGTTTCGTTCTTTGGCGGCCTCAAGCTCGGCCGTATCAACGACCCGCTTCAGACCTCCGATGGCGTGCTACTCGTCGCGTCGCTCGACGATCTGATGGCGACCAAGCTCAAGGCGACGCTGGACCGCGCCGAGGCCAAGGATTATCGGGATATTGCTGCAATGTTGTCCGCGGGCGCTTCGTTGCCGACAGCCTTGAGTGCTTTCCGGACGATGTTTCACGGCGAGCCCGCGCAGGTGTTGCGGGCAATCGGATTCTTTGGCGACGGAGATCTGAACTCAGTAACCGCGGCTGACCGGACTATCTTGTCGAACGCGCGAGATCGCGTAGGCGAGTTGCCCGAGCTCGATCTGAAGGACGGGCTTTGCTGA
- a CDS encoding AzlD domain-containing protein: MRDLDILGVIFILGLTCYAMRAGGYVLAASMRDDGIAARLLRLAPGNLFIAFIVGGCLSGGLAGLVGTMVALVTMAVTAREWAALSAGFGAAIATSAIAP; the protein is encoded by the coding sequence ATGCGTGACCTGGACATTCTCGGCGTGATCTTCATCCTCGGGCTGACATGCTATGCCATGCGCGCCGGTGGATACGTCCTCGCCGCGTCGATGCGCGACGACGGCATCGCCGCCCGGCTTCTCCGGCTCGCGCCCGGCAATCTGTTCATCGCATTCATTGTTGGCGGCTGCCTGTCCGGCGGGCTGGCGGGTCTCGTCGGGACGATGGTCGCGCTCGTGACGATGGCTGTCACGGCCAGGGAGTGGGCCGCGCTGAGCGCGGGGTTTGGTGCGGCGATCGCGACATCCGCGATCGCGCCGTGA
- a CDS encoding AzlC family ABC transporter permease — MTAAGFRRGLVAALPFLFSNGAAGLVMGLTYKGLGLGAPHAILFSLLVYSATAQAITLSMWASPLPVAAMVVACIATNSRYLLMGAHLRQLFGAFAPRKILLSLFLLADASWLMTSSDADRNGPDAGYLLGSSIPMAIGWVGGTALAYAAPLATNGPLRLAAALLPTMFIATLLPSQWKNATSPWPWLTSAVVALLVSRFVDPSWSMLIGGGCGTLVSMMERTDA; from the coding sequence ATGACGGCCGCCGGATTCAGGCGGGGCCTGGTCGCGGCCTTGCCCTTCCTGTTCAGCAATGGCGCCGCTGGCCTCGTGATGGGGCTGACCTACAAGGGGCTTGGGCTGGGGGCGCCGCACGCGATTCTGTTCAGCCTGCTCGTCTACTCCGCCACCGCCCAGGCGATCACGCTGAGCATGTGGGCAAGCCCACTGCCGGTTGCCGCCATGGTCGTTGCCTGCATCGCCACCAATTCGCGATACTTACTGATGGGCGCCCACCTGCGCCAGCTGTTTGGCGCATTCGCCCCCCGGAAGATCTTGCTCAGCCTGTTTCTGCTCGCCGATGCGTCGTGGCTGATGACGAGTTCGGATGCGGACCGCAACGGACCCGACGCCGGCTATCTGCTCGGATCGAGCATCCCCATGGCGATCGGCTGGGTCGGCGGCACCGCGCTTGCCTATGCCGCCCCGCTCGCAACGAACGGACCGCTGCGGCTCGCCGCCGCACTGCTGCCGACGATGTTCATTGCGACCCTGCTTCCCAGCCAGTGGAAGAACGCGACGTCGCCGTGGCCGTGGCTGACCTCGGCGGTCGTCGCGCTCCTGGTCAGCCGATTCGTCGATCCGAGCTGGTCCATGCTGATCGGGGGCGGATGCGGCACGCTCGTCAGCATGATGGAGCGGACCGATGCGTGA
- a CDS encoding ABATE domain-containing protein: MSRDPARAATQFFGGRVCLDFANTLDWRTSHDPQELIPDYAALLSWSERRGTLPLAAIRKLKAHSASSAAMAAMQKAHDLRRDIWSISDALRDGRSADLRLVNQMLAAAPRQPDLVRQDRGYRHALAGTDVTEPLWPVLWSLTALLASDDASRIGCCEADGCGWFFVDESPNRSRRWCSSEVCGNRERARRAYAKRKGSG, encoded by the coding sequence ATGTCAAGGGATCCCGCGCGAGCAGCGACACAGTTCTTCGGTGGACGGGTCTGCCTCGACTTCGCGAACACACTCGACTGGCGGACGTCGCACGATCCGCAGGAGCTGATCCCGGACTACGCTGCGCTATTGTCCTGGAGCGAACGCCGCGGGACCTTGCCGCTCGCGGCGATCAGGAAGCTGAAAGCGCATTCGGCGAGCAGCGCTGCCATGGCCGCGATGCAGAAGGCGCATGATCTGCGTCGCGACATCTGGAGCATCTCCGATGCGCTCCGCGATGGCCGAAGCGCGGACCTGCGCCTCGTCAATCAGATGCTGGCGGCGGCTCCCCGACAGCCCGACCTTGTGCGGCAGGATCGAGGCTATCGCCATGCGCTGGCCGGGACCGACGTGACGGAGCCATTGTGGCCAGTGCTGTGGTCGCTGACGGCCCTGCTGGCGTCCGATGACGCAAGCCGCATCGGATGCTGCGAGGCTGACGGCTGCGGCTGGTTCTTCGTCGACGAGAGCCCGAACCGGAGCCGCAGATGGTGCTCCAGCGAAGTGTGCGGCAATCGCGAGCGCGCGCGGCGCGCCTATGCCAAGCGGAAAGGCTCTGGGTAA